TGATTCTTATGGTGCCATGATTTGGCCTGCGGTAAGTGCTGATTGAGAGCGCTGAACAAAGTAGCAGTCAACTTAACAATTCATTCAcgccagttcctcaacctcagaatGATTTAGGAACATTTTGCATTTGTACAGGCTGTAGCCCTTTGTAAATTCCTAGAAACGCCAGAAGGGAGGCAGCAAATTAATCTCCTTGACAAAACAGTTCTGGAGCTTGGAGCAGGAACAGGTCTACTCTCAATTATCATAACCTTACTTGGTACGTCTTACTATTCTTGTATGGTTATATACTGTACTGTACTAGCATGTTGATTCTTTGTATACGTGAATGAATCCATTTGATCAGTTTTAAATTGTGTCTCTAGGTGCCAAATTAACAGCGACTGATCTGCcagaaatcttgagtaatctgagATATAACCTCAATCGGAATACGAGGTGGCTGCGCAGACATGAACCTCAAGTGAAAGAACTGTCCTGGGGTTACGAGTTAGAAAAAACCTTCCCTCGCTCCTTACACCACTATGATTTTGTGC
The DNA window shown above is from Neoarius graeffei isolate fNeoGra1 chromosome 18, fNeoGra1.pri, whole genome shotgun sequence and carries:
- the LOC132865755 gene encoding protein-lysine methyltransferase METTL21C-like, giving the protein HFPGKEIHYFMGHKIIIEESFDSYGAMIWPAAVALCKFLETPEGRQQINLLDKTVLELGAGTGLLSIIITLLGAKLTATDLPEILSNLRYNLNRNTRWLRRHEPQVKELSWGYELEKTFPRSLHHYDFVLAADVVYHHNFLDELLATMHHFCQPGTTLIWANKMRYPSDLTFLENFENIFHTTLLAELVEIRIYRATCKSS